A window of Apium graveolens cultivar Ventura chromosome 8, ASM990537v1, whole genome shotgun sequence contains these coding sequences:
- the LOC141678784 gene encoding F-box/FBD/LRR-repeat protein At1g13570-like isoform X2, with protein sequence MECQKNTSSNESLTGDFKGGLMDCRGIVAEPVSKRQLVYFRGSGEDKISNLPQELITSILIRLPTHDVARTSVLSKFWRNIWCPILYFELYVTPAIRYCSIQLWIDQLSDKGLRTVSFAFKEKEAFPLPYALFVCPELTRFKLYNWAVGPFYKSGSFTSLKKVELFDTSITHDMTFGKQLKTLHLRRCSGIEHLAPQFRKDNNLRSLYFVNCTKFEWQWLQHTRKLRYLGLVLTPANSKMMKGHDLIKLLGEIPTLSCLALDGPTLKVLGPPSSEVTTMRPTTKAENVRSFSFFCHKLCKLCPISKVVYMMRSFPNLQDLCIGLALDQVKSLSPTELETEDYVGSLDWKDMFLDQLQTVKIRGVVDSSYALYFIKHLLASCPSLKVISVFCSTKSSDPKENLRIKQELQQFPRLSLDAEVIWC encoded by the exons ATGGAATGTCAAAAAAACACTAGTTCAAACGAAAGTTTGACAGGTGATTTCAAAGGGGGGCTAATGGATTGCAGAGGCATTGTTGCTGAGCCAGTTTCAAAAAGGCAACTTGTTTACTTCAGAGGTTCTGGGGAGGACAAGATAAGCAACTTGCCTCAAGAGTTGATTACTAGTATCTTAATCCGTCTGCCTACTCATGATGTGGCAAGAACAAGCGTCCTCTCAAAATTTTGGAGAAATATTTGGT GCCCCATTTTATACTTTGAACTATACGTTACTCCTGCGATTCGATACTGTTCCATTCAACTTTGGATTGATCAATTGTCTGACAAGGGGCTTAGGACTGTATCTTTTGCCTTCAAGGAGAAGGAGGCCTTCCCACTTCCCTATGCTTTGTTTGTTTGTCCAGAATTAACACGGTTTAAGCTCTATAACTGGGCAGTGGGTCCATTCTATAAATCTGGAAGCTTCACTAGTCTGAAAAAAGTTGAACTTTTTGATACCTCAATTACCCATGATATGACATTTGGGAAACAACTTAAAACATTGCATCTGCGGCGCTGCAGTGGGATCGAACATCTAGCCCCACAATTTAGAAAGGATAACAATTTAAGAAGCCTGTATTTTGTGAATTGCACAAAATTTGAGTGGCAGTGGTTACAACACACCAGAAAACTGAGATACCTGGGTCTTGTGCTCACGCCTGCAAATTCAAAAATGATGAAAGGACACGATTTGATCAAGCTTCTCGGTGAAATTCCAACCTTAAGTTGCTTAGCTCTTGATGGACCCACCCTCAAG GTTTTGGGGCCGCCTTCCTCAGAAGTGACAACCATGAGGCCTACAACAAAAGCTGAGAACGTGAGAAGTTTTAGCTTTTTCTGCCATAAATTATGTAAACTGTGCCCGATCTCAAAAGTTGTTTACATGATGAGAAGTTTTCCAAACTTGCAAGATCTTTGCATTGGACTG GCGCTTGATCAAGTGAAGAGTTTGAGTCCTACAGAATTAGAAACAGAAGATTATGTGGGATCATTAGATTGGAAAGACATGTTTCTGGACCAACTCCAAACTGTGAAAATACGGGGTGTCGTGGATTCCAGTTATGCGCTCTACTTTATCAAGCATTTGCTTGCATCTTGCCCTTCactgaaagtcatttcagttttCTGCAGCACTAAATCTTCTGACCCTAAAGAGAATTTGAGGATTAAACAAGAATTGCAGCAGTTCCCCAGATTATCCTTAGATGCAGAAGTTATTTGGTGCTAA
- the LOC141678784 gene encoding F-box/FBD/LRR-repeat protein At1g13570-like isoform X1, with the protein MECQKNTSSNESLTGDFKGGLMDCRGIVAEPVSKRQLVYFRGSGEDKISNLPQELITSILIRLPTHDVARTSVLSKFWRNIWCTYPFLVLDTQFYSQLTSKKEIGTIRSEFKKAVNMILSSHTGPILYFELYVTPAIRYCSIQLWIDQLSDKGLRTVSFAFKEKEAFPLPYALFVCPELTRFKLYNWAVGPFYKSGSFTSLKKVELFDTSITHDMTFGKQLKTLHLRRCSGIEHLAPQFRKDNNLRSLYFVNCTKFEWQWLQHTRKLRYLGLVLTPANSKMMKGHDLIKLLGEIPTLSCLALDGPTLKVLGPPSSEVTTMRPTTKAENVRSFSFFCHKLCKLCPISKVVYMMRSFPNLQDLCIGLALDQVKSLSPTELETEDYVGSLDWKDMFLDQLQTVKIRGVVDSSYALYFIKHLLASCPSLKVISVFCSTKSSDPKENLRIKQELQQFPRLSLDAEVIWC; encoded by the exons ATGGAATGTCAAAAAAACACTAGTTCAAACGAAAGTTTGACAGGTGATTTCAAAGGGGGGCTAATGGATTGCAGAGGCATTGTTGCTGAGCCAGTTTCAAAAAGGCAACTTGTTTACTTCAGAGGTTCTGGGGAGGACAAGATAAGCAACTTGCCTCAAGAGTTGATTACTAGTATCTTAATCCGTCTGCCTACTCATGATGTGGCAAGAACAAGCGTCCTCTCAAAATTTTGGAGAAATATTTGGTGTACGTATCCGTTCCTAGTTCTCGATACACAATTTTATTCACAGCTGACTTCAAAAAAAGAAATAGGCACAATCAGATCGGAATTTAAAAAGGCCGTCAATATGATTCTTTCATCTCACACAGGCCCCATTTTATACTTTGAACTATACGTTACTCCTGCGATTCGATACTGTTCCATTCAACTTTGGATTGATCAATTGTCTGACAAGGGGCTTAGGACTGTATCTTTTGCCTTCAAGGAGAAGGAGGCCTTCCCACTTCCCTATGCTTTGTTTGTTTGTCCAGAATTAACACGGTTTAAGCTCTATAACTGGGCAGTGGGTCCATTCTATAAATCTGGAAGCTTCACTAGTCTGAAAAAAGTTGAACTTTTTGATACCTCAATTACCCATGATATGACATTTGGGAAACAACTTAAAACATTGCATCTGCGGCGCTGCAGTGGGATCGAACATCTAGCCCCACAATTTAGAAAGGATAACAATTTAAGAAGCCTGTATTTTGTGAATTGCACAAAATTTGAGTGGCAGTGGTTACAACACACCAGAAAACTGAGATACCTGGGTCTTGTGCTCACGCCTGCAAATTCAAAAATGATGAAAGGACACGATTTGATCAAGCTTCTCGGTGAAATTCCAACCTTAAGTTGCTTAGCTCTTGATGGACCCACCCTCAAG GTTTTGGGGCCGCCTTCCTCAGAAGTGACAACCATGAGGCCTACAACAAAAGCTGAGAACGTGAGAAGTTTTAGCTTTTTCTGCCATAAATTATGTAAACTGTGCCCGATCTCAAAAGTTGTTTACATGATGAGAAGTTTTCCAAACTTGCAAGATCTTTGCATTGGACTG GCGCTTGATCAAGTGAAGAGTTTGAGTCCTACAGAATTAGAAACAGAAGATTATGTGGGATCATTAGATTGGAAAGACATGTTTCTGGACCAACTCCAAACTGTGAAAATACGGGGTGTCGTGGATTCCAGTTATGCGCTCTACTTTATCAAGCATTTGCTTGCATCTTGCCCTTCactgaaagtcatttcagttttCTGCAGCACTAAATCTTCTGACCCTAAAGAGAATTTGAGGATTAAACAAGAATTGCAGCAGTTCCCCAGATTATCCTTAGATGCAGAAGTTATTTGGTGCTAA